The DNA sequence CAGCACAGCGAGACTAACAATGGTTGAATTCTGATCATTTACCTCGACAGCTGGATCAAAAGAAAGAACGTCGATGTTACGACTACACCAGAACATGTACCTGTACCTATTATCACACCTATAGCTCTCCTATAGATCATGATGGTCAATTGACTAGCATATGCACCTGTAAGGGTGGTACTGATGATCACATGACTAGCACGCTTATCTGTGGTGTTGGTACTGATGGTCATGCGACTAGCACACGTACCTGTGGGTGTGGTCCTGATGTAGACCGTGTCACGCCTCGTGTCTCCCCGCACCGACACGGTGACCTCCACCTCGTACAGAGTGTCAGGCTCAAGATCATCCAACACGCACGATAGCGAGGCTGGACTACTGAcacctgatgacgtcacccaGTCACGTGACGCTCCAGCTAGAGGTCTAGCGCGCATCGTACACTGCGCATTACGAGTTGCGTTTGACCACGTGACTTTGAGGCTGCTGGATGCCGGCATGACGTCACTTAGCTGTGGTAAGGACTCCGCTATGGAAGATAAAATTATTTGTCATCTGAGGACGTTTTAtttggtgattatgatgatgtttaGATGTGGGATAGTAATATGCTGTGACGTGTCAAGTTTCCACCTCTATTGAACACGATAAAACCTTTTAGACTAGCTAAATGTCATAattattgtaatgataatCGTTTTTCTCTTACGTAGTTGTATTTTGACGCTTGCTGGCTCTATTGCAATCCCGTATCTCGGCGCATTTTCTACGAGCGCATGTTTGAGTAGTACAAAGGGATCCGCGATGTTTGCCGTAAGAACCAGAGATACATATACGAGTACACTCCCTGACCTGAAAGATTTTAGAATAACCAAGAAGTGTAGGATTTACAATTTGTGTCATGGACTGGTCGCTGTTGTTGATTCTTACCCGTAACCCAAGAAGATTTCTTTCAGACACGTGGTATCAATGCTCTCCCTGACCTTCAAGAGAGAAAAGCGTCATGGATTATGTTGAAGCTTATAACATTACACTGCAAAAGAGGACACAGCCTCCCGCCAAccacccccccacacacacacacacacacacacacaagatGTTAATAAACATAAGAAATTGACCATTAAGGGCGTGGCTGTATCAACGCCCCTTATATCCAAATCATAAGAAAATTAACTATACCTCCTCCCCAAATAATCCAAGACCTGCAAGGACCTTGTATGCGCGCGAATGTTTCTCAACTGTATgatgaaaaataatttacCAAATTTTCAATGTTGCTTTTCACTTGTTTGCTTGGAGGGTACTGGACATTCGTTATCCTAAAACTTCCATTACTTGTGTGCTCAGAGCCTGCTGGAACTGCAacgaaaaatattgttttcaagAATATTGATAATATATGTTACGATAAATATACGATGTTTAGGGTACTTGTTCTtcctcaccccctcccctccccccaccgcCCCTTCTTACCGACGGTGAACTTGTGCTGAGATCCAGGAAAACCTTCCGCGTTGCATTCCACCTCTATTTCGTCTAGACTTGCCAATTTCACTTCGTAGGTGACTTTAGTTTCTGTTGTACTGGTAATTTTTGATTGTATGCTTTTGCCGTCATTCATGCAAACGATGTCTGGAGGAGGGGTCTTGTTAGTTTCAatggtgatactgacagcCGGTGACGTTATACATTTGAGGGAATACCTCTCCATGTTGGCATCTAGGTATTAAAAGAAAGGGAGAGAGATGCAGCATGCAGAAAGAGAGGGTCTCTGCAGACAGTGAACGAACTGACACGGTCTATTTACGACTTTTTAATCTGTTGCCTTCACTAATTGTCGCTTTCAGGTTTATCTACGTTTTGTGTACTATtgcaatgaaaaacaaaaaaaaagttatcttTAAAGGCGTTAGTAAGAGGGAGGGACCAGGGGCCCCTTCTAGCAGCATGGAAATGGCGTCTTATGGCCTTTTTAACCCCTTTAAAAAGCACTAATAAATCTGAAAGCAGGTTATGGTTGACATGCAAAGGGAAATAAGAATCTACAATTAATATAATACTAACATGTAACCGTAATATTGACTCTTTCGCTTTGCTTGGTGTTGCAGGCACTTTCCGCGAGGCAGCTGTAAGAACCGGTATCATTCAACGACCCGCTAAATATAAGACTTCTATTGCTGCTAAACCATTCGCTGTTCTTGTACCAAGTGATGCTGACAGGTCTAACCACATTAGTTGTACACTCCAAGGTAAAGGGAACTCCTCTTTTTACCATTGGAGCTGAAATATTGACGAACTCTATTTTTtctaaaaaggtaaaataagtGTATAAATTAATAAGTATGTTTTAGCATTAGTAAATACTAGATATAGCAAACAATAGTCGATACATTTTCAATAAACACTCAAAAATAAGCCTTGGATTCCGTACCTTGCATATCAATACTGAATGTGTTCTTCTGACCAATTCCTGCTGTGTTATTCGGCACACAAGTGTATTCATGCGTTCCTAAAGTGTTTAACGTCAAGTTGAATACCCCATTTGACTTCTCTATCAAAAGGGTCTTGTTGACGAAAAGCGAGTAGTGGACGTCATCTGGTTCACCCCTCGCTGTGCAGTTAAAATAAACGCTGGTCCCCAGACAGTAAGAGCTTTCCAGACGTGTTAGGCTTGTTTTCTCTGGTTTATCTGAAACAGGCAAAAAACAAACCTCGGGTTTTGAGCATAATAATATTAGGCTATTTCCCTTAACTATAGCCTTTTAATTCCACCCTCCTGTGAAACGCCTCTCCACTCCCCCCAAACACCCCATCCCGTCCTTATGAATAAATAAGGTAAAGAAAAGTTATAAATaaggtaaaaataaataaagtaaatgTACTGGCAACAAACAAGGAAGAGGGCATAAAGACCATGACAAAATCAAATCTGAACCTTTGACAAACTATTTTTGGTTAATAAATTGAATCAAGTATGCTGCTTGCTATGTTTCTTTTGCAACTCACAGATAACAGTGATACTCGTTGTTCTTGTATAAGCTGGACACTCGTTGCCGTTGTTCACGGTGCATGTGTAGGTTCCCCCATCTCTTCTCCTGATAGGACTGAACGTGTAGCTCCCAGTGTTGGTCAGCACAGAGCCGTTTGGGTGGAAAATCGCAACTCTTAACGGCGCTGTACCAGATGCGATGCATCGCATTGTTACATCGGATCCTTCGACTTCGATTTGTGGCGAGGTAAAGCTTGTTATTCGTGGCGGATCTGAGGTAAACAAAAAGTTGTTTCCGCAAAAAGAAAGACACGTTTTGCATGTATGCGAGGATTATTCTGGTACATTCTATTGATGACAGCGTATAGTGTCAGTGTTGCTTTTATTTGGGGTATAGAAAAAGCTATTTTGTTGCAAAGGTAGCATCCTCTAACGTTTCACTCGAGAGAAAAATAACCCCTGGGGAACAGAAAGGAACGAACTTGACAAAAAAATCGAGGCCTATGGTGAGCTGTGATTGGTCGACCTCCCGAGGTCGCCCAATCACAGGCGCGCTTCCCCAACAATGCACCAAATATTTACATAGTTGGTATGTGTTGGCTAGAGATCAAATATGGCTTCAAGCGTGAATAACTTCTTATATATTCGAAGGGCTCATTCCCGACATCATTTCAGCGGTAAAAAACACGTTTAGAGCGTCTTCTTTGAAGCCAGAACAGCTTTTGGTCCTAAAGGGGTTTTACAAACGACAGGATGTTTTTGCTCGACTACCTACAGGGTTTGGAAAGAGTTTGATATttccacaggcagcccaaggctactgtcagtggtttataaataatgtatgggggaatttatttgttagcgaaaaaaattctttatcgtgaaaaatacaaatttagacaatgtaatattgtgtttgagtcttctttatttcaattttgccgATCGAATGTCAGTAGAGCGAGTTTGAAGCCCGCCCCGAATTGTTTTTCTTACTATGTATAAAAATAGGAAAGGCTGGGGACTCCATCAGCTAACGGCCACCACACAACTACTTCGAGGCCCGATAAAACTCGCAAAAGTCGACGGGCCGCCAATCCAGCGCCAAAACACTTTGAAAACATACCTTAGCTTTCAATTGAACCGAGTCTCATGTCACCGATTTGCGAATTTCACTATATTTTTTCCACTTTTTACCGCCGACTGTCGAATTCACCATCTGTGCCAACAGGTCCTGTGCGCTTTCTGACCGAGGGGCTCTAGGAACGAGGCACTGCTCGGAAATTCAAACTTCGAGGAGTCGTCAATGCGACAACGGCCGACATTCTAGTCAAGGGAATAGTGAGGATCGTGCTCGGTGGAAGTCCCGAGTCATTCGGCATTGAAGCGGTGAATTCTTTTACTTGGCACCAAAGTTTAAGCTTAGTGGATCCTTGGCTTGGAAAATGTGCAATTAAAGTCCGTAAAACCATCTTTTGTGATACATTTCTTTCAGTAATCGAGGAGAGTTGTTCTCCAAGCAAATGCGATCCGAATAGcttgtgcatttttttttatctgagaCTGTTTCCCCGCAAACGCGGCAATAATTCCCGATTACCTTACATTTGCGACTAGAGAAGGATAACCAATTTTTCTTTCGTAAATTACGAAAGATCGAGCTGGCGAAATGGCAAAATATATCTAAACGCTTAAGATTCCCCACAGTGATTTGCCTCCAAGAAAGACATGTTtaatccccaagggacccaggCGCCGTGACGGCTTTTTTGCCAAGTTCGTTCCTCACTGTTCCCCAGGGGTTATTTTTCTCGCGAGTGAAACGTTAGAGGAAAaacccctgggtttccgaggatgcaAAGGTAGAAAAGATGTCATATTATAAAGATTCACGATAGAAAATACCTTTGACAGCGAACAAGCCGCTCTTGTTTTCTCCATCTCCCACCTCGTTACTGGGAACACACTTGAAGATACTCAAGCCAGAAGCGTTAAGACTAATGACAAATTTTCCGTTCATATTTGAGGCAAGTGCCGTATCATTGCGATACAGAGTGTAATTGATGTTGTTTGGGTTAGCCAACGCTGAGCAATTTAACGAGACAACATCCCTGACACAGCCGATATGCTCATTTGGTATTAATTTGGTGTTTTCTGGTTTATCTACAAAGCAATATTAACGTGATGAGGCAAAACCTTCAATCTGATGAAGAGTACAGGAATGCGAAAAGAAAAGACAAACGATGACATTTTTCCTTTAGCCTGTTATCTAAAGGACATTATGTGGATCAAGTTTATCCTCAaaacaaatttttaaaaacacgTCCTCAATccacaacttttttttttaattttaaaaactcCAATAGCCGCTATTCTCTTAACACGTTAACATTCGGCGGAATTAGGTATTGTCTTGTGAATAATGTATTACTGATCAACATAGGGAGAACTTCCGTGTACCAATAAATGTAATAGCATTATACTTACATCTCACAGCGAGTGTCGCATCCATGGTGTGATTCCGCCCACATCCGTCAGTAGCCACGCACGTGTAGACCCCTGACATGTCGCGGTGCACCATGGGAATGGTGTAGGACGGTCTGTGTGCTACGGTGCGCCCCTGAGGGCCGATCCATGTGAAGGTCGGTGGAGGAGTACCATCAGCTGAACACGTCAGGTTCACTTGGTCACGCTCGGTCACGGTAGGACTCGGTGGGAAAATGACAACACTGCTGGGTGGAACTAAAAAATAACgcataaaaataatatattccCATTGTCGAAGCAAATTGTATTCAACAGATCGGAACATAGACGAAttgcttattattattttattttcactgACCACTGCCCCCTTTTCACCCTTTGCAAAAGAGCTCCAATCAGTAAATCACAAGAgattaaacacgaggttccgctataaaagggaaagctcctcccacccccgggctcaagaacaatcagttatcaatcagccgtcaatcaGTCAACATACCAGGACAATTGATCTGAGCGCTATATTCgaatttcatattctaaacaaaaataaatatcattcctagagttgtctatctaaaaatgtttttatctatcgtaaaataatgctataccaagctgtgtgcgcttaaaaatacaagcattttcatcagagcgcgagaataatttatgcaggtgcgtagattatggatagcgcaaaatttaaaattttgcaccgaAAACGTAAGTGGACAGCAAATAACTAATTCATCAACCTCTTAACACAGCTGTcctgttacctgtgcaaaaatagttttattcaaGCCGACTTAGGCTCATATATA is a window from the Nematostella vectensis chromosome 9, jaNemVect1.1, whole genome shotgun sequence genome containing:
- the LOC125572203 gene encoding hemicentin-1-like, with translation MSTYPTDASSANWQWQYNTSVCFNDGENATLTWKVTLNSGEEIGAVSILQQAVAGGSSVEMYSTTSGKDSAFSDRVMSASYSGSSPVYNVVFTLKVNNSEDEFGTYEIRCNVNSKNYLVGQPPSDTLLKVQVPPSSVVIFPPSPTVTERDQVNLTCSADGTPPPTFTWIGPQGRTVAHRPSYTIPMVHRDMSGVYTCVATDGCGRNHTMDATLAVRYKPENTKLIPNEHIGCVRDVVSLNCSALANPNNINYTLYRNDTALASNMNGKFVISLNASGLSIFKCVPSNEVGDGENKSGLFAVKDPPRITSFTSPQIEVEGSDVTMRCIASGTAPLRVAIFHPNGSVLTNTGSYTFSPIRRRDGGTYTCTVNNGNECPAYTRTTSITVIYKPEKTSLTRLESSYCLGTSVYFNCTARGEPDDVHYSLFVNKTLLIEKSNGVFNLTLNTLGTHEYTCVPNNTAGIGQKNTFSIDMQEKIEFVNISAPMVKRGVPFTLECTTNVVRPVSITWYKNSEWFSSNRSLIFSGSLNDTGSYSCLAESACNTKQSERVNITVTYANMERYSLKCITSPAVSITIETNKTPPPDIVCMNDGKSIQSKITSTTETKVTYEVKLASLDEIEVECNAEGFPGSQHKFTVVPAGSEHTSNGSFRITNVQYPPSKQVKSNIENLVRESIDTTCLKEIFLGYGSGSVLVYVSLVLTANIADPFVLLKHALVENAPRYGIAIEPASVKIQLPESLPQLSDVMPASSSLKVTWSNATRNAQCTMRARPLAGASRDWVTSSGVSSPASLSCVLDDLEPDTLYEVEVTVSVRGDTRRDTVYIRTTPTAVEVNDQNSTIVSLAVLVAILFLVIFGLIVYIAVLKRAGLTAKRERSEADNPGYYGFQNVAMQENANQDQHVMPGMGDYEFAPLENRGQNPDPIPQYESVNNAQTQPPNRRNVTQYEDVTQRSNVPQYEDVTQEGNVTQYEAMNRHASRDQHVPANRQYDSVDSTRMSRQNPLARRARNGTGDKGEPGYENTRKRGLPHEVYQTLQATAQHSENAQYAPLHPGTRIAARPGGRDERGVATDIRGSEYQELNRAKTTDPCYQQVGSRVTSA